The Kogia breviceps isolate mKogBre1 chromosome 2, mKogBre1 haplotype 1, whole genome shotgun sequence genome segment CACAAGTGAGTTCTTTGCAGCAGTGGagcagttctgtatcttgattgtgtgATCACAGGAATACGTGCATGGGATCAGATTACATAGAGCTATGTGCATGCGTGCATACACAGATGAATGCAGGTTTAAAAAGGTGAAAATTGTAAGTTTTGTAGTCTAGTTAATCTCATGGaagtcaatttcctggttttaatGTTGAACTACAATATAAGATGTCATCATTAGAAGCAAGGAAATGAGTGCATGGGGACTCTGCACTAATTTTGTAACCTGTGAGTCTGTATTTCAAgataaagtagtttttaaaagagTAGTATTTAGAATAGTATGATGATCATCTGAAATAACTGTAGATATACTAAAAGTATTTCAGAGATGTAAAATTCTAATACTTCTAATtaggattatttttatattatttttattatttattaggaAACTATTTAGAACACTTCTGTAACACTGTTTTCTTGACACTATTTAGTACTTATTCACCGTTTATgatattaatttgttttttatgataTTAATTTACGTTGTAGTTTCAAATTCTGTGATAATCAGTTTCTCCCCCGTTTTTCATCTTAACATCATTGTCTTATCTCCCTTACCTTCATTCTGCACTTCCATAGAGATTGACATATATTAGAGATTTGCCCGTAtttattaacagattttttttgctttgtagttttcaggAGAAAAACAGCTACTAAAGCTAGTTTCTACTTAcaataatatataagcatatttaattaaaaattttcaatttggTTTCTAAATTGCTGTGTCTTATTCTAATTGCTGATTGATTGTGCTTTGGGAGAatcatttatcatttctttttttctactaagGTGAAATCCATTCGTGAAAAGAATGAAGGGGAGCTCTCTCGAGTTGTGAAGAGTCGTGCTGCAGCCCTGAAAGAGAGTCGGAAGTTGAAAGGTGACCTCGAAGCTTTGGAGGACAGGGAGACCAAGAAGGCAAGACATCAATCCTTTCTGAAGTCTGTCACTGAAATGAAGCACTTCTGAAATCTTTCATGAGCCatattctattctttctttttacctttagtAAAAAAGAATGACGATTGATCAgaggaggattttttttattttcctaaagaaAGGCTAACTTTAGAAGAGCTCTAAAATATTTCCCTTAAAAATACATGATTTAACTcccaatggattttttttcttcctgtcttaaaataatcaaaagtCCTGATTTTTTCTGTTGAAACACATCTGACCTTGGTAATAATAACCACCTACTTATGTTTTATCAATGTGATATAACTGTTAAGCTTTTATGTTAAATCAAATTACCAAATGCTTTCTGCTTAACAGCATGTGTACTTAGTGAGAAGAGAGGTAACATCCCAAACTTCTTGACAGCAGGTGCTAGATTTTGCCCCTCTGAAGAGGGCTGTGAGTTACATCATTCTTCAGCAGCTTCCACTTTCTCTTGTGGTCCTTTTTCCTCAGATAATTCTGATGGCCTTCAGATGTGTCATCTTCTTCTGACCCCATGGTAAGATAGCTGAGGAGGGCTAGCGCAGGCCAGTGTGGGACCACCTCTAGACCCAAGAAGCCGTTGGTCCTTATGTCTCTAGTTAATATATGTGCTGAGACACGACAATAGTTAGGATGCACTGCAGAGTTCTTCATAGGATCCATATGATCTAGGGTCTAGTTTTCTGTTTCTCAAAGTCAGAAtaacttaagaaacaaaataaatataaaatatactttaattatTCCTCTTGGCATTCTGCCAGACCTGGTTTCCATATTCTTCTAGAAGTCATGGGACTCAGCAGAAGAATAACCAGAAAGGACCAAACATCTTTGTCTTATTTCGTTTTCTATTAGGTGGGAAACTTTCAGCAACAACTGGCAGAAGCTAACGAAGACAGCTGCAAAGTTACAGTCATGTTGGAGAATGTGCTGGCTTCTCACATTAAGAAGCAAGGCGATCTGGAAAAAGTGCAACTAGAGCTTGGACGGAGGGATTCAGAGATTGCCGACCTCAAGAAAGAAAGGTACCCGAGGTTATCTTTCTATCTTTGTACTTGTATTTTTCTGCTGATTTGTAGTAAAGAACAGTGTGCGGTCAAGAAACAGTCACTTTATATTGATTCCCTTGTGAAAATAAAGCGGTAAAACTAGCAAAGTACTTAAAGAACTAGCAAATTCAGGAAAATCtggaattataaataaaaatgatatccaAAAGTTCTCATATTTTGTAGTGATGTAAATAAGTATGTATTCTAGAAATTCATGTGATATATGCTGTTTTCTCCTTGCTCTTTTCTACACCATTTATACCTGCCCTTGGGTCTACAGAACGGCAGTTGTCAAGATTAAAGCCAAGTGTCTACTTCTCTTTGAAGTAATTATCCGTTTAttagtatcttatttattttagatgaATCATTCTGAGAACTACTTTTAGCCATGTTTTATAAGTGAACTCCTTTGAATGTTTCAAAAATTACATTAAAGTTTCCCTTTTAGGTTAATGAACAAATGGTTTGAGTTTAATCAGACTTCTAAGACATTTTAATATGGTGCATATTGCCTCTATGTTATGGGAGAACAAGTGAGTTTTATATTCTTCATTGCACTTGTGTTTTTACATATTATGAATCTGTATTACCTCTGAACTTAAAAAAAGTCAAGCGGATGGTATTAAATATAGTTTACTATTCACAATAAAATTCTAGGTAAAAAGCAGAAATCTCAACAGCAAGCCAGTCCATACAGAGGTGATATATTTTTGTACTAGTAATATATAAAGTTAGCAGCCCATAAGTTAGGCATTAACATGTACTGATAGTTTAATATATAAAGCCAAATTGAATCATAAATGGGACAAGTTTTTAATCCATAGGAAAATTAGTTTCTTAACCTGAAGCTAAGGCTACTAACTGTCACCTGCCAACTCTCAGATATTCTGAGCATCTGTAGCCCACTACATATGCCATTTGGGCTTCTTGGAAGGTGCCCTGTAACTCCCAGTGGTATCACTCCTAGACGGTACTTATCTATGGTCACTCTCTCTGGGCCGTTCATTTACAGGGCTCTAAATCAACAGCGGGTACAGAAGCTGGACGCGGAAGTGGAACAGTGGCAGGCCAGAATCCTTGTCATGGATGCCCAGCACAACAGTGAGGTAGAAGCcaagtgtttttgttgttgttgttgttgttgtttgcggtacgcatgcctctcacttctgtggcctctcccgttgcggagcacaggctcccgacccGCAGtttcagcgtccatggctcacgggcctagccgctccgcgccatgtgggatcttcccggaccggggcacgaacccgtgtctcctgcctcggcaggcggactctcaaccactgcgccaccagggaagccctgaagccagGTTTTTATAGATGataatgttgatattttttattttattgggatATTGCTATTTTGGAAAAACGGAGTAAAACAATCGGGTAAATTTCCTTTCCATTCAAGTCTGAGTTTTGAACAGTGACATatttccaaaggggaaatgggtCTGCGATCTTCCAGTGGACCACTTATTGGCAAACCAGGACCATAATTATGCCTAACTCTCTTTGTCTTATATGGTCTGCATTCTTTTCATGTATCAATGCATAAGTGAAGTTAAAGGGCTTAGAAAACAACGTAACTTTAGTCAGAAGTAGCTAGAGTGATCCCACTAAATAAGGAGGAATACTCACCTGTGTTTATAGGTGTATACACACATGAATATGTATCTACACGTATgcacacatataaaatagatatttccTATAAAAAGCTTTTTCCAAAAGGATATACAAGGAACAGTTGCCAGTTCTTATCTCTCTAGGCAGTGAGACCAGAGGGTCATAGGATCCGGAAGGGGAGTTTAACTGGTTTAAAACTTTAGAAATTAGGATAAATAAGTTGGCTCTATTTTCCAAAACTTTCTAATGACCAGTGGAGCATACTCTTCCCATCACCTTCTAAGAGTCTCCTAAGGACTGTCTGTAATAAGTTGTCACATATATATTCCAGGCATCTGGAGCCTTTGGTTCTGGTTCCAAATAATTATTGTTTCAAAGTTTAAAGAGTGAATATACAGTGTTATGGACTTGTTGTATCTGTTACAGTGGAATTAAAAAcagtcttctttcttctctttcaggtGGAGCTTCTACAAAAAGCTCTAGATGTAGGTAGAGAAGACAACAGGAAACTGGCTATGCGCCTGGAGCAAGCTCTCCAGACAAAtaatcatctgcaaacaaagctTGATCATCATGTTCaagagaaattggaaaagaaagaactTGAGCGACAGTATTTGGAAACCTTCAAGTAAGGGCAGTATAGTCACAGTGAAATTAGGGAAGCGCCTCTGGGAGAGTAAGTGTGGCTAATTCACATAAACCAGTGAAACCCTTTTTCCCTACTTTGAGCTAGTACTCCCAGCAGAGCCATGTGAAGGAAGCAGGCACAGCTGAGCAGAGCAGGTATCAGCTGGCTGGGGTACGCTCCTCTTCAGCTCTTCCGCCACTAGTGTCGGTCTTCTTCCGTACACGAAGGCTTAAACCAAGTTGGAAGGGACACTGACATGTTTCTTCCAAACCTTTTCTGTCAGAAGCTTATGTGTCCTTTATAAGCATGATTtggaaaaggagaaacagaagcaTGGATTATGGGTTATATGGATTATATAtggattatatatatgtatatcaatttgtatatataatatgtatataatccatatatatatatatatataatccacatatatatatataatataatccacacacacacacatatatatatatggattataTGGGTTATTCCAACCcctccaggagtgggattattcCATTGAAGCAGCTGCTAAACCATTCATTGTTTTCAATTTTGTCCTGAGATTAGTTAGGTCAAACCCATCAAGTTCGGGTCAAGCCACTAGAGTTTTTTGTTAAACTTTATCTAGGCAAATAGGATTTAGATATTAATAACATCCCATGAAAATTTATACCCAAGGGAAATGCATTGTGCACATGGATCTTTATTCCTTTCACGTAGTGAACGTACTGATATAGCAGACAAGTATAAGCTAAAGCCAAGAaggtatttttcatatttgtaatcCGTACAAATTTTATATTCTGGTGAAATGTTGCTGGCTCAACACTACTCAGTATTGGTTAAAACAAGAGTATGTGTTTCACTCTTTTGGGTGGATCTCTTTATATTgaatgactttttgttttttaatgctgcaggtaaatgcttattttttcttctgttaatgagTTCCAGATCAATGATTTTTACCTGGTGACTGATCTGCTTCTCATCGGTAAATGACACCTCCTAAGATGTTTTCTAAAGGTGatttatcatttctctttttcaaaacagAGAACGGATGAATGAAGTATCCAAAATAGAAGCAGAATCGCATGCTGAACGCATAGATGCTCTAAGAAAGCAGTTTCAAATTGAGAGAGAAACTGCAAAGAAAGCAGCACAACGAGAAGTGACTGAGGTATGGAGGCAAGTGACAGAAGTCTCCCTCTAGGTGAATGCCTTTGAAGAGGAGAACCAGCTACAGGATTTCTGAGAATGGCTACAGTTGTTCTTTGGCTCTTCTAATCCCCCTTTCGCCAGCAAGCCAGATACATCTCTAAGCTGTTTGTAAATTAACACACAAAAAGTTTCTGATATACAGCTATCTGCCCAATGAAGGAATGCCTTGATGACAGCTTTCCCATTGGAGAATAATAACTGagtgggaaagaggaaggaggagaccgCCATCTGCTAGACAGATAGCAAATCACCTGTCTCCTCAATTCACTTAACTAGCATCCATCATGCACCTACCTCCTCCTGAGAGGCACAAGTAAAAACAGCAGAAGATGTGGTCTGTGCTAAATGACCCCTTATTTAATTGTCATCTCCACTCTTTTCATGAGACAACTAGGAAGACATCAGAAAATGTTTCTTGGATAGCTAGAAGCTGTGTAcaattttaaaggaattaaaaagtaAGGGAAAGTTTGTTTTAGGCTGGTTGGGTGATCGAAGAAGAAGGGAAGCTTGATGAAATTATACAGGGTTGAGACTGGCAGGGTTGCGACTCTCTATGGAAGAGGATGAACAAAGCTtagttacaaaaataaattgacaTGTGAGCAAAGAAAAAGGATTTGCCTCTCTTGATCAGAGCAGAGACTTCAGGAAATTTCTGAGAAAAAGGGGTTAGCTTAGATGAGACCAGCTGGGAGAGGGCCTTGACTACCAGAATGATGGGTGGAAAGTATTAGGTAAAAGTAGAGCACTGTAGGTTTCTGAGAAGGCTATGAGCACAATTTTAGGTAGGTTAGTCTATTAGCAGTGGAGAGTAGGTAAGAATGAAGAGAAACTGGAAACATGGAGGCTCAAGGGAACTAGAGCAGTTACTTTGGGCTTCAGATGATTAGAGCCAAGCAAAGTGTTTCTGTTGAAAATAGAGAACAATCAAAtcaaaaatccattttaattaatagaaaaatcAGACATTAAATGTATCATAagcaaaggggagggagtaaTTAAAATAAGTCCAAGACTTGGTTGGCGTGGCCGGTCTGTATTTTGCCAAATTTAGCCCATTAGCAATTGCACTTGACAGCGCACAGTCACAAGATCAGATTCAGCTATTTAAATGGTGCTTTGTAAATTGAAAGCGCACTGTATAagtgttaaaaatattataaaaataatttctgtaggAGACAAAATGggcactgaaattaaaagtacctTTATTCAGAGACAGTTGTTGAGAATACTTAAAAGTTTAAATCCTTTTAACAGGGATCAGTAAAGATGGTGAACTTGTGCAGGAGAGACCAAGGAACAGTACGAGTGTGATGTCTTGAGCAGTTAGTGGCAGGGGTGGGCTCAGGGTGCACCGTTTAAgactcccagctctgcctcttattAGCAATGTGTAAATTTACTACCCGTGCAGATCACTTCActtctgagtctcagcttcctcaatCAAATGGAAATCATCACACTGCTTTCCGGGGTGGTTTTGAGGCTTAGTTTTTAGGGCTTACCCAGTTTTGACAAAGCTGTGATTAAGGTAATGGTGGAATATCTAACAGAAATTTAGTTGGGTGATAATAAAAGACTAACACTGTAGTGTGATGTTAGCATCTGAGGGAATGAGCTAGTATAAAGAGAAAAGGTAACaaataattttgacttttttctttgacATGTTAAATACTTACCAGCCACAGAGAATACCACCCTCCTATCTTCTCCCTTCTCAGCTGCCTAAAATCAAGTGGTACTCATTTAAGGGCATATGAGGAGGAGGGGGAACTCTGTAAAATGATTTAAGTAATGTTAAAAGATAAATTGaggaataataaaattaagagtttatttgaacaaaaatcaatttgaatCAGGCAGTATGCAATCGTTTGCAATAGAATGGCGCTCTGAGGAGttgtataaaatgaaaaacttttataggcagaggggagcaggaacaaggaagttatactagGCAAAAAAATAGACTAGTTACTAGTAGCAGATTTACTTCCTTTAAGAGATGGCTGGGATCTTTCAGGCAGATTACTCAACTAATGCTGATCAGGCGATTCCTGGTTGATTGGTTTAAGAGTCCTTTTCCGGGAGAGccaaaactgtaattaagtctcagtttggtgacataaggcttagcataagtgacttCATTGtgggcctgttgtcttgtttttaatagTAATCACTATGTTATTTTTCCACTagacaattttattaaaatttctaaacAAAAATCAATATTCATAAGaagtataaactactatgtaaataagctacaaggatatattgtacagcacagggaatatagccagtagtTTATACTAactggagtataatctataaaaatttttaatcactatGTCATagacctaaaactaatataatatcataaatcaactatacctcaatagaaaaaaaagcaatattataaaaatacatgCAAGGGTAGTCAATAACTGATAGGTGTATTTACATAAACTgccatataatttattttcacttctcCATACATGAGGTCACAAGTGACAGAAAGAGACAagcttaagcttttaaaaaaacaaacaaacaaaaaaaaaaacctttaaagcaTAGCAATGATCACTGAGCAATTAGTGTGTGCCAGGCTCTATATTCCTTCTCTGCCTCATCTTGTTTAACTGTTACATGAATCCTATGAAGTAGGCTATTCACATACTTTTCCAGtgatgaaccctgaggcttagggAAGTTAATTATCTGAAATTACTTGACTAGCGTGTGGTGAAGCTGAGATTGAAacttctgtctgattccaaagccatgCTCTTAGAAAGCAAACGATGAACATACATTTACATTATCTGTTCTAAGAAAAATTGTGttctttattgttaaaaattatgaaaatcacTGAGTGTTTCTCCACAAATCTACTTATTATTATTGCCTCACTTACCCTCcttttttaaatatctatttatgggcttccctggtggcgcagtggttgggagtccgcctgccgatgcaggggacacgggttcgtgccctggtccgggaagatcccacatgccgcggagcaactgggcccgtgagccgtggccgctgagcctgcgcgtccggagcctgtgctccgcaacgggagaggccacaacagtgagaggcccgcataccgcaaaaaaaaaaaaaaaaaaaaaaaaatatctatttatttggctgtgccaggtcttagttgcggcacacaggatctttagttgtggcacacaggatctagttccctgaccagggatcaaacccgggccccatGCACTCGAGcgcagtcttagccactggaccaccagggaagtcccatcacttaaactttttaaaagaaaggtccaaagagaataaaatataggGGCACAGCTAAACATAAGCTTCTCTTACTGAATGGAAGgttaaaatgttctaattttccCTTTGTATCCCACAGCTGAAGAAAGCCCTTGATGAAGCCAACTGCAGATCAGTGGAAGTATCCCGGACCAACCGAGAGCTGCGGCAGCAACTTACCGAATTGGAAAAGACACTGGACAGCaacaaggagaaaataaagaatcaaAAGGCCCAAATTAAGCTCTACTTGTCAGCTAAGGCGAATAATGCTCAGAATATAGAGAGGATGAAGGTTGTATGAAAAACCCTAACTCTCCTCTCACCTCCTTAGTATCTGATGGGGGTCCAGGCAGGCAGTGGTGTCTGGGGAAGATGGTTTCAGAGCACTACCACCACGTGACCTCTGGGAATTACAGCTACACCTGGGAAGTGGGCAGATTGCCTGTGGGGAGGCAATGGGAGACTTTGTTTCCTGCAGAGATAGTGCTGCATCAGTGTTTGGTTTCTCATTAGCTGCCAGTGTCACATTCTGGCTCCCCAGCTGTCTCTTCCACAGTGACTGTACAAGACGTTGCTCTTTCAGGGTCAGGGGGCTGGATGGGACGGAGAGCCCAGCAGGAACTGGTAACTGTGGATCTCATGTGGGATTCTTTCTGTCAGCCTATAGGCAAAAAGAGCAAGCCAGTTTTTCCACTGATCATCTTTCTATGTTATATCCACATTTACTTTCagcaaatagaaacagaattGAGGCAAATGGAGCTAATTAAGGATcactatcagaaagaaaactaTGAACAGGTAGATGATTTCCACACACTCTGTTTACCATTCACATGAAATCCCAAACTTGGACAGGTTCACCAACCGTCTCCCTCTTTGTGCCCTACCAGTCACTGAGTATCCAGAAATTTGTATCTGAAATGACTAACCTACGGAAGGAGATGCAGCTGTTGGCCAAGAGCCAATATGATATGTCAGCTCGGAATAAACAGCAAGAGCTGCAGCTCGAGGCAGAGTGGAAGAGGAGGCGGGAGCTGGAGCATCGGTGCCAGGTAAAAGGGTTCCTAAGAGTCATCTCAGAGATTACCAGCAAAGGCCATGTGCAAAACCCAGCATGAGGGCACCTGGCTTTTCTAGGCTCTGCAGAAGAAGACAAACTTACAAGTCGTTCACCTTAGCTAAGTCCTTAGGATCATATCTAGGAATGAAGCCTGGAGCTTTGACTATGGCACCTCGTCTTCATGTTCAACTTAATAAAAATGGTACTCAATCTTAAAGAATGGCTAAAGCTCCCATATGCAAAGTGCTAGTGACTAAGTAAGCCTTCTGAACTTCATAGTCTTTCAGGAACCTTACACCCCTTGGTTCTTCCCTGTAGCTGAGATACATCTGTTGCCATTACAGGACTTTTATCTACTCCCAACCTAATGACAAGCACATTTTATTGCGGAAAAGGGACTTCAAGAGACCATCAAGCTCTTGCCTTCCAGCAGAGATTGTCTGCTATGAAAAGTATTCCCCAGTTCTGGAAAGAGATGTTAATCGCCTTTTCTCAGGAGAATCTGTCATATACACAAATGTATACTGTAGGTTAAACtgaaaataatagtttttatctTATAGTCTGGTAGCACCTGGAGTTAGAAAGTACCCCATCATACTTTCATATTTTGGTTGctcatttattacaatattgaaGCTTTTATTCCATATATAGTACATTGGGAGTTtgtaaaaaaatctttgtatCATGTTTTCAGGAATTGGAAGAAAGTAATAGACACCTGAAGAAATGTAAAGAGGCAACAGAGAATAAACTGAAAGAAGCTAGTGTGGAATCAGAACAGGTGAGCCAGACCCACGGACATGAAAACTTAGACAAGCTTCCTCAGACACGATGACGCTGAAACACAAGTCAGTGTAATATCCTTCAGTAACACAGTTGTCAGGAGTGCAAAAGGCAAGAACCAATACCTTACTCAGTATAGCCTCTTATAAAGGATAGTTTTAAAGATTCtgtgtcaggcttccctggtggcacagtggttgagagtccgcctgccgatgtagggaacacgggttcgtgccccggtccaggaagatcccacatgccgtggagcggctgggcccgtgagccacggctgctgggcctacacgtccagagcctgtgctccgcaacgggagagcccacaacagtgagaggcccgcgtaccgcaaaaaaaaaaaaaaaagattctgtgtCTTGATGAGACATCATAGAATCCTAAAATATTGATTGATATTGACTAATATTACCTTGGTAGTCCAAGTCCCTGAAATTCCAGAAATCCCtggaattgggattgacatatatacaactaatatgtataaaacagataaccaataagaacctgctgtataataaataaaattcaaaaaagaagagATTCTTAAGCTAAAGGTATCACAGTGACATTGCTGCCAGTTTATCCCTTTTGTAGCCATTAAATTACATGATAATATGACTGTCAGAATGGTATATTAAAAGGAATATGGGGGGGGCAGAGTGAAGATGGTGTACTAGGGGGACGCGGAATTcacgtctcctcacaactagggcacctaccaggc includes the following:
- the LOC131750420 gene encoding LOW QUALITY PROTEIN: coiled-coil domain-containing protein 150-like (The sequence of the model RefSeq protein was modified relative to this genomic sequence to represent the inferred CDS: substituted 1 base at 1 genomic stop codon); translation: MGSTVEVERKQVQILQQNCIALRSSIQTTQELLARERQQKGELETAMSQLKSDLVSGEDLTSKLVEENKNIQMSFNKEHEESAYLRSEIISLHEASEKAQVLNDQLTRKCSELNRMLQTVRMETTRIIADHQAILQEEQKMMTXTFQEQNLLLDAAHAGITSELQTVQNEKTQLQMHLDHLVLEHNQCIQKAQDAEKRAAVQKELLEATIAKLRGELEASMQEKTCLLEEKEGLQREVNKTENEIAEEKCNLEKELAKSKVKSIREKNEGELSRVVKSRAAALKESRKLKGDLEALEDRETKKVGNFQQQLAEANEDSCKVTVMLENVLASHIKKQGDLEKVQLELGRRDSEIADLKKERALNQQRVQKLDAEVEQWQARILVMDAQHNSEVELLQKALDVGREDNRKLAMRLEQALQTNNHLQTKLDHHVQEKLEKKELERQYLETFKERMNEVSKIEAESHAERIDALRKQFQIERETAKKAAQREVTELKKALDEANCRSVEVSRTNRELRQQLTELEKTLDSNKEKIKNQKAQIKLYLSAKANNAQNIERMKQIETELRQMELIKDHYQKENYEQSLSIQKFVSEMTNLRKEMQLLAKSQYDMSARNKQQELQLEAEWKRRRELEHRCQELEESNRHLKKCKEATENKLKEASVESEQITANPEEARRWFKCKLDDLQLELTKNRLQREDRWQEEDQDKRHNSISNQSALHGWENKQKLRFVPKKCHFELKRK